The Bombus huntii isolate Logan2020A chromosome 1, iyBomHunt1.1, whole genome shotgun sequence genome contains a region encoding:
- the LOC126870607 gene encoding 60S ribosomal protein L9 isoform X2, producing the protein MKQIVTNQTVKIPEGLTVTVKSRLVTVKGPRGVLKRSFKHLALDIRMVSPRLLKVEKWFGTKKELAAVRTVCSHIENMLKGVTKGYQYKMRAVYAHFPINCVITENNTVIEIRNFLGEKYIRRVKMAPGVTVANSAKQKDELIIEGNSLEDVSRSAALIQQSTTVKNKDIRKFLDGLYVSEKTTVVQDDE; encoded by the exons ATGAAGCAAATTGTGACCAATCAGACAGTGAAGATACCTGAGGGACTGACTGTTACAGTCAAGTCCCGCTTGGTTACTGTAAAAGGACCAAGGGGTGTTCTTAAACGTTCTTTTAAACACCTTGCACTTGACATTCGT ATGGTAAGTCCAAGGTTACTGAAAGTTGAAAAATGGTTTGGAACAAAAAAGGAACTAGCTGCTGTCCGTACAGTCTGTTCTCACATTGAAAACATGCTAAAGGGAGTGACTAAAGGATACCAATACAAAATGAGAGCTGTATATGCTCATTTCCCCATTAACTGTGTTATTACAGAGAATAATACTGTCATTGAAATCCGTAACTTCCTGggtgaaaaatatattcgtcGTGTAAAGATGGCACCTGGGGTGACTGTTGCAAATTCAGCTAAACAGAAAGACGAATTAATAATAGAAGGAAATTCTTTAGAAGATGTTTCCCGATCTG cTGCTCTTATACAGCAATCAACGACAGTAAAGAACAAGGACATCAGGAAGTTCTTGGATGGTCTTTATGTGTCAGAAAAAACAACAGTTGTACAAGATGATGAATAA
- the LOC126870464 gene encoding ATP-binding cassette subfamily G member 4-like isoform X1, with the protein MEVLMHEMSNGQETNAVDTKVYTMPKQTEKKVENAHVEDGRCFMESNAVDTVDIMFENIKYTVSLGCKKGQKEILHGINGRLPAKHLIALMGPSGAGKSTLLDILSGFRTTGMDGNIYINGHVRHLNSFRKCSTYITQDDRLEALLTVAENMTVAADLKLPTSTPRYEKETIIKDILNTLGLYEHMNTLTEKLSGGQRKRLSIALELVNNPTVMFLDEPTTGLDSSSCMHVVNLLKLLARQGRTIVCTIHQPSASLFQLFDLVYVLANGECLFHGATTQLVSYLENVKLPCPVYYNPADYVIELACGEYGDDKIAMLISGSKNGKSTQWFQNADSLITANNLRALHPIKKHVNLNGKSSLHATSLIHQIKILIERGFIKSKRDTTLTYLRIIVNIAVGLMLGMVFVGAGTDGARVLDNYNLLFSILIHHLMTTMMLTVVTFPMQMSILLKEHFNRWYSLKAFYTAITVIELPISIICCLLFTVITYLFTCQPLEMSRFFMFFAISLLVVLISQGAGLMIGAVCNVINGTFVGPTLTVPLMMFAGFGVTLRDIPNYLKWGTYISFLRYGLEGYIGAIYGFDRPVLFCESNENLYCHYRYPAKFLSDIAMEGNQFWNDIVALIIILILTRCAAYFLLKWKIMSVR; encoded by the exons ATGGAAGTACTGATGCACGAGATGAGCAATGGCCAGGAGACGAATGCAGTCGACACGAAGGTTTACACTATGCCTAAGCAGACAGAGAAAAAGGTAGAAAATGCACATGTTGAGGACGGAAGATGTTTCATGGAAAGCAACGCAGTGGATACCGTCGATATTATGTTCGAGAACATCAAGTATACCGTGTCACTGGGTTGTAAGAAAG GCCAAAAGGAGATATTACACGGAATCAATGGAAGACTTCCAGCGAAACATTTAATCGCCTTAATGGGCCCATCCGGAGCAGGGAAGTCGACCTTGCTGGATATCCTGTCGGGATTCAGGACGACTGGCATGGACGGAAACATTTACATCAACGGTCATGTCCGACACTTGAATTCTTTTCGAAA ATGTAGCACATACATCACGCAAGATGACCGTTTAGAAGCTCTGTTGACAGTCGCTGAGAACATGACTGTCGCAGCTGACCTCAAGCTGCCCACTAGTACCCCTAGATACGAGAAGGAAACGATA attAAAGACATCCTGAATACCTTGGGTCTATATGAGCATATGAATACTCTAACGGAAAAATTAAGTGGCGGGCAAAGAAAGAGGCTATCCATTGCTTTGGAGTTGGTTAATAATCCGACTGTTATGTTTCTCGATGAACCGACTAC GGGTCTGGACAGTTCATCGTGTATGCATGTGgtaaatttgttgaaattactcGCACGGCAAGGAAGGACGATCGTCTGCACGATACATCAACCTAGCGCCTCGCTCTTTCAGTTGTTTGATCTG GTTTATGTACTGGCGAATGGAGAATGTTTATTTCATGGTGCAACCACCCAGTTGGTTTCCTATTTGGAAAACGTTAAACTGCCATGTCCTGTATACTACAATCCAGCTGATTACG taattGAGTTGGCTTGCGGTGAATATGGAGATGACAAAATAGCGATGTTAATATCGGGCTCAAAGAACGGCAAGAGTACGCAATGGTTCCAAAATGCTGATAGTCTTATAACTGCAAATAATTTGAGAG CGTTGCATCCGATTAAGAAGCATGTAAATTTAAATGGAAAAAGTAGTCTTCATGCGACTTCTTTAATACATCagattaaaattctgattGAAAGAGGTTTTATAAAGTCTAAAAGAGATACt ACATTAACATATTTACGAATCATAGTCAATATAGCCGTTGGTTTAATGCTTGGTATGGTCTTCGTTGGAGCTGGAACCGACGGTGCCAGAGTGTTAGATAATTATAATCTTTTGTTTTCCATTCTTATACATCATTTGATGACCACAATGATGCTTACCGTAGTTACTT tTCCTATGCAAATGAGCATTCTATTAAAAGAACATTTCAATAGATGGTACAGTTTAAAAGCATTTTATACGGCCATTACTGTCATCGAATTACCGATTTCGATAATATGTTGTCTACTTTTTACGGTGATAACGTATTTGTTCACGTGTCAACCATTAGAAATGTCACGATTTTTCATGTTTTTCGCGATTAGCTTGTTAGTCGTTCTAATATCACAGGGAGCTGGTCTCATGATTGGGGCAGTGTGCAATGTAATT AATGGAACATTCGTGGGACCAACATTGACCGTGCCATTGATGATGTTCGCTGGGTTTGGTGTTACATTACGTGATATACCAAATTACCTTAAGTGGGGTACATATATAAGTTTCTTGCGATATGGTTTGGAAGG ATATATCGGTGCAATTTATGGATTCGATAGACCAGTGTTATTCTGCGAAAGTAACGAAAATTTGTACTGCCATTACAGATATCCAGCAAAATTCCTTTCTGATATTGCGATGGAAGGTAATCAGTTTTGGAATGATATTGTGGCGCTTATAATAATACTTATACTAACGCGATGTGCCGCGTATTTTCTTCTTAAGTGGAAGATCATGTCTGTACGATAA
- the LOC126870607 gene encoding 60S ribosomal protein L9 isoform X1, protein MHFRMKQIVTNQTVKIPEGLTVTVKSRLVTVKGPRGVLKRSFKHLALDIRMVSPRLLKVEKWFGTKKELAAVRTVCSHIENMLKGVTKGYQYKMRAVYAHFPINCVITENNTVIEIRNFLGEKYIRRVKMAPGVTVANSAKQKDELIIEGNSLEDVSRSAALIQQSTTVKNKDIRKFLDGLYVSEKTTVVQDDE, encoded by the exons atgcatttcaGGATGAAGCAAATTGTGACCAATCAGACAGTGAAGATACCTGAGGGACTGACTGTTACAGTCAAGTCCCGCTTGGTTACTGTAAAAGGACCAAGGGGTGTTCTTAAACGTTCTTTTAAACACCTTGCACTTGACATTCGT ATGGTAAGTCCAAGGTTACTGAAAGTTGAAAAATGGTTTGGAACAAAAAAGGAACTAGCTGCTGTCCGTACAGTCTGTTCTCACATTGAAAACATGCTAAAGGGAGTGACTAAAGGATACCAATACAAAATGAGAGCTGTATATGCTCATTTCCCCATTAACTGTGTTATTACAGAGAATAATACTGTCATTGAAATCCGTAACTTCCTGggtgaaaaatatattcgtcGTGTAAAGATGGCACCTGGGGTGACTGTTGCAAATTCAGCTAAACAGAAAGACGAATTAATAATAGAAGGAAATTCTTTAGAAGATGTTTCCCGATCTG cTGCTCTTATACAGCAATCAACGACAGTAAAGAACAAGGACATCAGGAAGTTCTTGGATGGTCTTTATGTGTCAGAAAAAACAACAGTTGTACAAGATGATGAATAA
- the LOC126870464 gene encoding ATP-binding cassette subfamily G member 4-like isoform X2 translates to MGPSGAGKSTLLDILSGFRTTGMDGNIYINGHVRHLNSFRKCSTYITQDDRLEALLTVAENMTVAADLKLPTSTPRYEKETIIKDILNTLGLYEHMNTLTEKLSGGQRKRLSIALELVNNPTVMFLDEPTTGLDSSSCMHVVNLLKLLARQGRTIVCTIHQPSASLFQLFDLVYVLANGECLFHGATTQLVSYLENVKLPCPVYYNPADYVIELACGEYGDDKIAMLISGSKNGKSTQWFQNADSLITANNLRALHPIKKHVNLNGKSSLHATSLIHQIKILIERGFIKSKRDTTLTYLRIIVNIAVGLMLGMVFVGAGTDGARVLDNYNLLFSILIHHLMTTMMLTVVTFPMQMSILLKEHFNRWYSLKAFYTAITVIELPISIICCLLFTVITYLFTCQPLEMSRFFMFFAISLLVVLISQGAGLMIGAVCNVINGTFVGPTLTVPLMMFAGFGVTLRDIPNYLKWGTYISFLRYGLEGYIGAIYGFDRPVLFCESNENLYCHYRYPAKFLSDIAMEGNQFWNDIVALIIILILTRCAAYFLLKWKIMSVR, encoded by the exons ATGGGCCCATCCGGAGCAGGGAAGTCGACCTTGCTGGATATCCTGTCGGGATTCAGGACGACTGGCATGGACGGAAACATTTACATCAACGGTCATGTCCGACACTTGAATTCTTTTCGAAA ATGTAGCACATACATCACGCAAGATGACCGTTTAGAAGCTCTGTTGACAGTCGCTGAGAACATGACTGTCGCAGCTGACCTCAAGCTGCCCACTAGTACCCCTAGATACGAGAAGGAAACGATA attAAAGACATCCTGAATACCTTGGGTCTATATGAGCATATGAATACTCTAACGGAAAAATTAAGTGGCGGGCAAAGAAAGAGGCTATCCATTGCTTTGGAGTTGGTTAATAATCCGACTGTTATGTTTCTCGATGAACCGACTAC GGGTCTGGACAGTTCATCGTGTATGCATGTGgtaaatttgttgaaattactcGCACGGCAAGGAAGGACGATCGTCTGCACGATACATCAACCTAGCGCCTCGCTCTTTCAGTTGTTTGATCTG GTTTATGTACTGGCGAATGGAGAATGTTTATTTCATGGTGCAACCACCCAGTTGGTTTCCTATTTGGAAAACGTTAAACTGCCATGTCCTGTATACTACAATCCAGCTGATTACG taattGAGTTGGCTTGCGGTGAATATGGAGATGACAAAATAGCGATGTTAATATCGGGCTCAAAGAACGGCAAGAGTACGCAATGGTTCCAAAATGCTGATAGTCTTATAACTGCAAATAATTTGAGAG CGTTGCATCCGATTAAGAAGCATGTAAATTTAAATGGAAAAAGTAGTCTTCATGCGACTTCTTTAATACATCagattaaaattctgattGAAAGAGGTTTTATAAAGTCTAAAAGAGATACt ACATTAACATATTTACGAATCATAGTCAATATAGCCGTTGGTTTAATGCTTGGTATGGTCTTCGTTGGAGCTGGAACCGACGGTGCCAGAGTGTTAGATAATTATAATCTTTTGTTTTCCATTCTTATACATCATTTGATGACCACAATGATGCTTACCGTAGTTACTT tTCCTATGCAAATGAGCATTCTATTAAAAGAACATTTCAATAGATGGTACAGTTTAAAAGCATTTTATACGGCCATTACTGTCATCGAATTACCGATTTCGATAATATGTTGTCTACTTTTTACGGTGATAACGTATTTGTTCACGTGTCAACCATTAGAAATGTCACGATTTTTCATGTTTTTCGCGATTAGCTTGTTAGTCGTTCTAATATCACAGGGAGCTGGTCTCATGATTGGGGCAGTGTGCAATGTAATT AATGGAACATTCGTGGGACCAACATTGACCGTGCCATTGATGATGTTCGCTGGGTTTGGTGTTACATTACGTGATATACCAAATTACCTTAAGTGGGGTACATATATAAGTTTCTTGCGATATGGTTTGGAAGG ATATATCGGTGCAATTTATGGATTCGATAGACCAGTGTTATTCTGCGAAAGTAACGAAAATTTGTACTGCCATTACAGATATCCAGCAAAATTCCTTTCTGATATTGCGATGGAAGGTAATCAGTTTTGGAATGATATTGTGGCGCTTATAATAATACTTATACTAACGCGATGTGCCGCGTATTTTCTTCTTAAGTGGAAGATCATGTCTGTACGATAA